CTGACGAAGAATTAGCCGAAGCTGTACAGAAGTACGATATATTTGCGAGAACAAGTCCAGAGAATAAATTGAAGCTCGTTCAAGCTCTCCAAAAAAATGACTTTATTTGCTCGATGACCGGTGATGGAGTAAACGATGCTCCAGCGTTAAAGCAAGCAGATATCGGGGTTGCAATGGGGATAAAAGGGACTGAAGTAGCGAAAGAATCATCGGAAATGGTGCTAGTTGATGACAACTTTAATACGATATTTAATGCTGTTAAAGAAGGAAGAAAAGTATATGATAACCTGAAGAAAACGATCCTTTTTATATTACCAACAAACGGGGCACAAGCATTCGTGTTTATTGCAAGTATTTTGTTGGGATTAGCGATGCCTTTAACGCCAGTACAAATTTTATGGGTAAATATGGTCGTTGCCGTAACACTGTCATTAGCGATTGCCTTTGAGAGGTTAGAAAAAGAAACGATGGATAAGCCTCCAAGAAATCCAAATGCTCGACTGTTGAGTAATTATTACATTTTCCGAATTCTGTTCGTATCATTACTCATAGGTGGAGGAACGCTTTTGGTTAATATGAATATGGCTGGTACAGGTACTTATAACCAAGAATATTTGTTTACAATTACATTAAACACGATCGTAATTGCCCAACTTTTTTATTTGTTTAACTGTCGAAAAGAGACGGGTTTTGCTTTACGAAAGGATGAATTTTTCTCTAACAAAGCTGTATTTAAAGTTTCAGGTATTCTCATTTTGCTGCAGTTAGCGATAACGTATTTACCATTTATGAACAATATTTTTGATACGAGTCCTTTATTAATCAACGATTGGTTATACCCAATCTTGTTAGGTATAACCGTGTTTATTGTCGTTGAAATCGAAAAAACCATCACAAGAAAAATTACTGAACAATAAATCACGTCCAAGTTCTCGGCTTCTTGATTGCCGGGAACTTTTTTTCAGTCATTATATTTGGGTAAAAAACATCAGGTCTGTTTTAAGAAAAAATTTAAAAGATATAGCTGTTTTTCTTGAATAGTCTACTATCCCTATCCAAACATCATAAACAAAGACCTTTATAATGTTGTAATATTCTCACTCTTTGTGGGTGTATATATTACAAAGGGGGGATTGTGCAATGTCGTTTGGGGAATTCATCGGAGTATTAGTTTCACCGATTGATGTGTTTGTAAATAGTTTTTCTTATAATGTCCAGATTATTATCATGATGTTCATACCCGTTGTCGTGGTGATTTATGGAGTCTCTCATTATCGTAAAATGATTAAACAGTATAAAGAATCATACGGTACAAAGCCTTAATACGAGGCTTTGTTTTTTTTAGTGAGATTTTAGGAAATGAAAATTATTGCAGGTGGGAAAGTCGATCGCACGTGAGACAGAATTACCCCACGTGAGACGAGATAATCGCACGTGAGTCGAGTCTGATCGCACGTGAGGCGAGGTAATCGCACATGAGACAGAATTACCGCACGCGAGGCGAGATAATCGCACGTGAGACAGACTTACCGCACGTGAGCCGGGTTAATCGCACGCGAGGCGAGATGATCGCACGTGAGCCGAGATAATCGCACACGAGGCGAGATAATCGCACGTGAGACAGAATTACCGCACGTGAGCCGAGCTCATCATATACGAGAATAAAGAAGTGAGTTAAATAATTTGAAGCTTAAACGTTTAAATGTTAGGTTATATAATTAATACATATTTTTAATCGTCAGTTCAAAAGGAGTCACGTTCATCTATGCCAACGAAGCTGTTAATAAAAATCGGACTATTTTCACTTATCATCCTTTTTCTTTTTTGGTTGAATCATTCATTTTTAAATTTACATCCTGAACAAATCCAAAAAACGGTACTTTCATTTGGGATATGGGCACCGCTCATTTTTATCCTCATGTTTGCGATTCGTCCGTTTGTATTGTTCCCAGCATCAATACTCGCGATCGCTGGCGGTTTATCATTTGGCCCGTTGATCGGACCAATCGTAACATACATTGGGTCATTGTCTGGAGCGGCTTTGTCGTTTATGTTCGTCCGTAAACTTGGACATTCTTTTACACAAAAAGAGTGGCAAGGGAAGGGGAAGCACCTTCAAAAGCGGATCGAAGAAAATGGTTTCTTTTACGTGTTAGCATTACGTATCATTCCGGTCATTAACTTTGACTTTGTTAGTTACTTATCAGGTTTATCAAGGATTGAATTTCGGAAATATATCGGTGCAACGATGCTTGGGATTATTCCAGGGACGCTTGCTTTCAACTTTTTAGGTGCGACATTTGTTGAAATGAATTTTACGATGGTATTTATCACTAGTCTCCTATTTGTGATTGCATTTTCTGTACCTATCATTATCCGCAAGCGACTTGAAAAGAAAAACATTCGCGTTGATTTACTACCAGACGAAGAACTGTAATGAAAGAAGGCTGTCTCGTAATGAGACAGCCTTACGTGATTCGAGAAAATAGCTTATTTTTGCTGATACGTATGAAAACCGATAAACATAAACGCGATCATGATGTAATACAAAACCGTTATCCATGCCCACTCCATCCCTTCAATAACCGGAATGAGGGTGACTGCAACAAAGTTTACGATCGTCATTGGAACGAACCATGCCCACGTAAGTGAAGAGAGAAACGTAAAAAATACGCCTAGATTAATCATGAAAAGAAGCGTCGATGCGATGAAATATGGATACTCGTATATATGGTCTGTAAAAACAAACAAGATGCTGATCGCTAATAGAAATAGTGCGAAAATAACGAGGTAATCCTTCATCTTTAATTTGCCTTCCTCTCTGTAAGCGTGATTTCTTGCTCAACGACTTTCGGTTTCTTTAATTGACGATAACGGCTGTACGTAAACATCATAAGTCCGACCCAAATCATTGAAAAGGCAACAATATGAGTAACAGTAAATGGCTCTTGAAATAAGAACACACCAAGGAAAAGCATGATTGTCGGTGCGATATATTGTAAAAACCCAATGAGAGAGAGTGGTATTCTTCTAGCTCCTGCTGTAAAGAGTAATAATGGGACGGCAGTCACTGCACCAGCACCTAATAATAAAATGACGGATAATGGATCGTGTACATAAAGGGCCGATGCACTTGCTCCATGTTGTGAAAATAAAAAGATCGCTGCAAATGGTAAAACAAGGAGTGACTCTAACGCAACCCCAGTCATCGTTCCAATCACGGCAATTTTTTTCATTAACCCATATAGTCCAAAACTAAGTGCTAATCCTAAAGCGACGACCGGAAAAACTCCAGCAGAAAATGTTAGTAATAGGACAGCTGCAAATGCTAGAATGACAGCGATCGTTTGCATCTTCGATAACTTTTCCTTTAAAAAGACGACGCCTAATAAAACACTAACGAGCGGATTAATATAATACCCTAAACTTGCTTGCACGACTTGATCGTTGGCAACGGCCCATATGTACACATACCAATTTGTTGCAATAAATAATGAAGCAAAGATAATTGCAGCAAATAGTTTTTTGTTTTTAAACATCGCACGAACTTCAGCGACAAATGATCCATGTTTTCTAAGTATCAAAATGATCGAACTCATAAAAATAAACGACCAAATAATGCGGTGTGCAAGTACTTCTTCTGATGGAATATGATCAATAAGCTTCCAATATAACGGAAGTAGTCCCCATAACAAATAAGCAGAGACCCCTGATATTATTCCCCATTTCATAGCTGACTCTTGATTTTCGTTCATGGGGCTTCCCCTTTCCATTCAAAATATCTCTTCTCACATTTTAGACCGATAAAGAACGAAAGTAAATAAAATTACGAATGTATTTACAGTTCCTTGTAAATGGAGAAAATCACAAGTAGATCAGGGAAGTTGCTCGTATTAGAAGAGAAGTTGCTCGTATTTGGAGAGAAGTTGCTTGTATTTGAAGAGGGGCTGCCAGTATTAAAAGATAAGTTGCCAGTATTTAAAAGAAAGCTACTTGTATTTTAGGGAGTTGCTCGTATTAAAAGAGAAGTTGCTCGTATTAGAAGGGAAGTTGCCAGTATTTAAAAGAAAGCTACTTGTATTTTAGGGAGTTGCTCGTATTAGAAGAGGAGTTGCTTGTATTTAAAGAGAAGTTGCCAGTATTTAAAAGAAAGTTACCTGTATTTTTAAGAGTTGCTCGTATTAGAAGAAGATTTGCTTGTATTTGAAGATGGGTTGCCAGTATTAGAAGGTAAGTTGCCAGTATCACAAAGAAAGTTGCTCGTATTTGGTGCTAGGTTGCCTGTATTCAAAGCAACTTGCCTGTATTCCAAAAAAACTTGCCTGTATTTGAACAAAACTCGCAAGTAAACCGAAAATCTCACCAGTAAAAGAATCGTCCCAAAGCTTCCACTTCCTAAAATAGTCATTTTCCTTTAAAATAGAAAGTACGAACATATGATTGCAATGATCATATAAATTGAGGTGAAACGTATGGCAATCACATTTTATATTGGCCGGTCCGGTACCGGTAAATCAACGCATATACAACAAGACATGATCAATAAATTAAAATCGCAACCGACTGGAAACCCAATTATTTATTTAGTCCCAGACCAAATGACGTTCCAAACGGAAATGAACTTTATTCAATCAGACATACAAGGGATGACACGTGCTCAAGTGTTTAGTTTTTCAAGGCTTGCTCTCAGAGTTCTTCAAGAAACTGGCGGGATCTCGAGACACCACTTGCAACGCACCGGCTTACATATGCTCATTCGAAAAATCGTGGAAAAAGAAAAGGACAAGTTCTCTGTTTTCAAACGATCAACAGAAACAAATGGTTTTATCGATGAGTTAGAGCAAATCGTGACTGAATTTAAACGTTACGATGTAAAAACTGAGACGCTCGATCACTACGAGAAGACCCTTCGTGAAAAAGAAGAACGCTCCCCTCAAGAAGCGGTTCTTCTTGATAAACTTCACGACGTAAAAATCGTGT
The Bacillus shivajii DNA segment above includes these coding regions:
- the rarD gene encoding EamA family transporter RarD — translated: MNENQESAMKWGIISGVSAYLLWGLLPLYWKLIDHIPSEEVLAHRIIWSFIFMSSIILILRKHGSFVAEVRAMFKNKKLFAAIIFASLFIATNWYVYIWAVANDQVVQASLGYYINPLVSVLLGVVFLKEKLSKMQTIAVILAFAAVLLLTFSAGVFPVVALGLALSFGLYGLMKKIAVIGTMTGVALESLLVLPFAAIFLFSQHGASASALYVHDPLSVILLLGAGAVTAVPLLLFTAGARRIPLSLIGFLQYIAPTIMLFLGVFLFQEPFTVTHIVAFSMIWVGLMMFTYSRYRQLKKPKVVEQEITLTERKAN
- a CDS encoding TVP38/TMEM64 family protein codes for the protein MPTKLLIKIGLFSLIILFLFWLNHSFLNLHPEQIQKTVLSFGIWAPLIFILMFAIRPFVLFPASILAIAGGLSFGPLIGPIVTYIGSLSGAALSFMFVRKLGHSFTQKEWQGKGKHLQKRIEENGFFYVLALRIIPVINFDFVSYLSGLSRIEFRKYIGATMLGIIPGTLAFNFLGATFVEMNFTMVFITSLLFVIAFSVPIIIRKRLEKKNIRVDLLPDEEL